Proteins encoded by one window of Acetivibrio thermocellus ATCC 27405:
- a CDS encoding PilZ domain-containing protein: MSVISVSKEELFNVMQYTNLVRVRFENDDVWTVLPILYAGEDQVDILVDASKITLPGDVCGKAVIKFQRKGYEYIINGHIDNKSEDAPATVTIKYIDAKKYYNLRKHIRFDVNINSRIKEKDAGQKCESSWKEATVRNISKGGAMFVSNVKLDFNSMIDMKLYFDSSKEFVTSAKILRVSELGNGEFGYGVQFAGMSKENWDILNTELLKFEEKYFKSLSIFREYKRTSDMRFDTKIVIFSSDIDESYDIRESLIKLGAENFDVINNFKFYFDYLTEEKPKLVIIDTNTLNDEVVDTVRNIKTDFPDMHVQIILPIELMEEDILGTLATEDEILFKPLIYNEFEDRIIKYL, from the coding sequence ATGAGTGTTATTTCCGTAAGCAAGGAAGAATTGTTTAATGTCATGCAATATACCAATCTTGTGCGTGTAAGATTTGAAAACGATGATGTATGGACGGTACTTCCCATATTATATGCCGGTGAAGACCAGGTGGATATTTTGGTTGACGCTTCAAAGATTACTTTGCCTGGTGATGTGTGCGGCAAAGCTGTCATAAAATTCCAGCGCAAAGGGTATGAGTACATAATAAACGGGCATATTGACAATAAAAGCGAAGATGCTCCGGCAACCGTGACCATAAAATACATTGATGCAAAAAAATATTACAATTTAAGAAAGCATATAAGATTTGACGTTAATATTAATTCCCGAATAAAAGAAAAGGATGCGGGCCAAAAGTGTGAAAGTTCGTGGAAAGAAGCCACTGTCAGGAACATAAGCAAAGGCGGAGCCATGTTTGTTTCCAATGTGAAGCTCGATTTTAACAGCATGATAGATATGAAGCTTTATTTTGATTCATCAAAAGAATTTGTTACGTCTGCAAAAATATTAAGAGTATCAGAGCTGGGAAACGGTGAATTCGGCTATGGAGTGCAGTTTGCCGGGATGAGTAAAGAGAACTGGGACATTTTAAATACCGAGCTTTTAAAATTTGAAGAAAAATATTTTAAATCTTTGAGCATTTTCAGAGAATATAAAAGAACTTCCGACATGAGGTTTGACACCAAAATTGTTATTTTCAGTTCCGATATTGACGAAAGCTATGATATCAGGGAATCGCTCATAAAACTTGGAGCTGAAAATTTTGATGTAATAAACAACTTTAAGTTCTATTTTGACTATCTGACAGAAGAGAAGCCTAAACTGGTAATAATTGATACAAATACATTGAATGATGAAGTTGTGGATACGGTAAGAAATATAAAAACAGATTTTCCGGACATGCATGTTCAGATCATTTTGCCCATAGAACTTATGGAAGAGGATATACTCGGCACACTTGCCACAGAAGATGAAATTTTGTTTAAGCCATTGATTTATAATGAATTCGAAGATAGAATTATAAAGTATCTTTGA
- a CDS encoding RNA-binding domain-containing protein, producing MDCHKLRRLLKKEEGPKLDFKAEYDLSTESGKKELTKDVIAIANSRGGRGYIILGIEDKTKRVLGIEPKRYTEEQIQQIIYNRCDPPVPISVDFVGLDGKTVGVITVYRSSHKPHQMIQNGAFYIRRGSTTDIARRSEIANLFQENGLMTYETVILKNVGMEELDFGLIKDYFKTLNVFSDNPSELILEALGIIGQKSDTEEYHPTIGGLLLFGKNPSLYLPHVYVKVVYNGEARLFFGNILKMLDDVSDYMRSIIKVEGYPFNALEEVIANALVHRDYLDVSKGIVITVTDKNIEISNPGALIAGNSVYSFSREINPDRRNPWLYQRLLTLDPKKRFMKSGVGLKRVKKSFTGIGPVKFINIGSQNLFKVLLPIGKKQESTSDTSGLF from the coding sequence ATGGATTGCCATAAGCTGAGGCGGCTGCTTAAAAAGGAAGAGGGTCCAAAGCTTGACTTTAAGGCAGAATATGATTTATCCACTGAAAGCGGGAAAAAAGAGCTCACCAAAGACGTTATTGCCATAGCCAATTCCAGGGGCGGGCGAGGTTACATTATCCTGGGCATTGAAGACAAAACCAAAAGAGTGCTGGGAATTGAGCCTAAAAGATATACTGAGGAGCAGATTCAGCAGATAATTTACAACCGCTGTGACCCACCTGTGCCGATATCAGTGGACTTTGTCGGGCTGGATGGAAAAACGGTCGGGGTTATCACTGTCTACAGAAGCAGTCATAAGCCCCATCAGATGATACAAAACGGTGCGTTTTACATAAGAAGAGGTTCAACCACCGACATAGCAAGGCGCAGTGAAATTGCAAATCTTTTTCAGGAAAACGGTCTTATGACCTATGAGACGGTGATATTAAAAAATGTCGGTATGGAGGAACTGGACTTCGGGCTTATTAAGGATTACTTCAAAACTCTGAATGTTTTTAGCGACAATCCCAGTGAGTTGATTCTTGAGGCTTTGGGCATAATCGGACAAAAGTCCGATACGGAGGAATACCATCCAACCATAGGGGGGCTTTTGCTGTTTGGGAAAAATCCTTCTTTGTACCTTCCCCATGTTTATGTAAAAGTCGTTTACAATGGAGAGGCCCGGCTGTTTTTCGGGAATATTTTAAAGATGCTCGATGATGTATCCGACTATATGAGAAGCATAATAAAGGTGGAAGGATATCCTTTTAATGCTTTGGAAGAGGTAATTGCCAATGCTCTTGTTCACAGGGACTATTTGGATGTTTCAAAAGGAATTGTAATAACGGTTACGGATAAAAATATTGAAATTAGCAATCCCGGAGCTCTTATTGCCGGCAACAGTGTCTACAGTTTTTCAAGAGAGATCAATCCCGACAGGCGAAATCCATGGCTGTATCAAAGACTTCTGACCTTGGATCCCAAAAAAAGGTTTATGAAATCGGGAGTTGGATTAAAAAGGGTGAAAAAATCTTTTACCGGCATTGGACCTGTGAAATTTATAAATATTGGTTCCCAGAATTTGTTTAAGGTGCTCCTGCCTATTGGAAAAAAACAAGAGTCAACCTCTGATACAAGCGGTTTATTTTAA
- the hisA gene encoding 1-(5-phosphoribosyl)-5-[(5-phosphoribosylamino)methylideneamino]imidazole-4-carboxamide isomerase, with protein sequence MIIYPAVDIKDGRCVRLVQGEFDKVTVYSDNPVEMGLKWERMGAQYLHVVDLDGARTGQIQNTPIISEMAVKLGIPVQLGGGIRTVETIETLLCKGIHRVILGTSAVKNPELVKQALKTFEDSVVIGIDAKDGMVAIEGWAKTSEFTAIGFAKKMEELGAKTIIYTDISRDGMLAGPNLKAMEEMVKAVNIEVIASGGVRNIDDIRNLKNVGVSGVIVGKALYTGDLDLKEAIEVAK encoded by the coding sequence ATGATTATTTATCCGGCCGTTGACATTAAGGATGGAAGGTGCGTAAGACTTGTACAGGGAGAATTTGACAAGGTTACCGTTTATTCCGACAATCCTGTGGAGATGGGATTGAAGTGGGAAAGAATGGGCGCACAGTATTTGCATGTGGTTGACCTGGACGGGGCAAGAACCGGGCAGATTCAGAACACTCCGATTATAAGTGAAATGGCTGTAAAGCTTGGTATTCCTGTACAGCTGGGCGGAGGAATAAGGACTGTTGAAACGATAGAAACTCTCCTGTGCAAGGGAATTCACCGCGTAATATTGGGGACTTCGGCAGTAAAAAATCCGGAACTGGTAAAACAGGCTTTAAAAACTTTTGAGGACAGCGTTGTAATTGGAATTGACGCAAAAGACGGCATGGTGGCTATAGAAGGCTGGGCAAAAACCAGTGAATTTACTGCAATAGGCTTTGCAAAGAAGATGGAAGAGCTGGGTGCAAAAACCATAATATATACGGACATATCCAGAGACGGAATGTTGGCGGGTCCGAATCTAAAAGCCATGGAGGAAATGGTGAAAGCCGTAAATATTGAAGTAATCGCTTCCGGTGGAGTCAGAAACATAGATGACATCAGAAATCTCAAAAACGTGGGCGTTTCCGGCGTTATTGTCGGGAAGGCATTGTATACAGGGGATTTGGATTTGAAAGAAGCCATAGAAGTGGCGAAATAA
- the hisF gene encoding imidazole glycerol phosphate synthase subunit HisF: MVTKRIIPCLDVHNGRVVKGVNFVNIRDAGDPVEIASYYDKAGADELTFLDITASAEARNIMIDVVRRVAEQVFIPFTVGGGIRTVEDFREILKAGADKVSINSAAVKRPELISEAASRFGSQCVVVAIDAKRRDDNSGWDVYINGGRINTGKDAVEWAVEVEKLGAGEILLTSMDCDGTKKGYDIELTRKVSESVRIPVIASGGAGTMEHFREALVEGKADAVLAASLFHYREIEIMELKKYLKENGIEIRM, translated from the coding sequence ATGGTCACAAAAAGAATAATTCCCTGCCTGGACGTTCACAACGGCAGGGTGGTAAAGGGAGTCAATTTTGTGAATATAAGAGATGCCGGAGATCCGGTTGAGATTGCGTCCTATTATGACAAAGCCGGCGCTGACGAACTTACTTTTCTTGACATAACTGCTTCGGCGGAAGCCAGAAACATCATGATTGATGTGGTAAGAAGGGTTGCAGAGCAGGTTTTTATTCCCTTCACTGTGGGGGGTGGAATAAGAACCGTTGAGGATTTCAGGGAGATTTTAAAAGCCGGTGCGGACAAAGTATCCATTAATTCCGCTGCGGTAAAAAGGCCTGAGCTGATATCGGAAGCCGCATCCCGTTTTGGAAGTCAGTGCGTGGTGGTTGCGATTGATGCGAAAAGGCGCGACGACAATTCCGGTTGGGATGTGTATATTAACGGAGGAAGAATCAATACCGGAAAAGATGCCGTGGAATGGGCTGTGGAGGTTGAAAAACTCGGTGCCGGGGAGATTCTTCTTACGAGCATGGACTGTGACGGTACGAAAAAAGGATATGACATTGAGCTTACCAGAAAGGTGTCGGAAAGTGTAAGGATTCCTGTTATTGCATCGGGCGGTGCCGGTACCATGGAGCATTTCCGTGAAGCATTAGTTGAGGGAAAGGCCGACGCTGTGCTGGCTGCATCTCTGTTTCACTACAGAGAGATAGAAATAATGGAACTAAAAAAATATTTGAAGGAGAACGGAATAGAAATAAGAATGTAG
- the hisIE gene encoding bifunctional phosphoribosyl-AMP cyclohydrolase/phosphoribosyl-ATP diphosphatase HisIE — translation MENILKELKFDDRGLIPVITQDYKTNEVLMMAYMNEEALKKSLETGKVHYFSRSRNKLWLKGETSGHFQLIKSISIDCDADTLLIKVEQVEAACHTGHYSCFYREISGNELKETSDKVFDEQKVYEAENAKILQEIYDVIVDRTIHPKEGSYTNYLFEKGLDKILKKVGEEAAEVIIGAKNRDKGEIVYEISDLIYHLLVLMVERGIKLEDIYEELRKRR, via the coding sequence ATGGAAAATATCTTAAAAGAGTTGAAATTTGATGACAGGGGTCTGATTCCGGTAATTACCCAGGACTATAAGACAAATGAAGTCCTGATGATGGCATATATGAATGAAGAGGCCCTGAAGAAGTCTTTGGAAACAGGCAAGGTTCATTATTTTAGCAGAAGCAGAAACAAATTGTGGCTAAAAGGGGAGACTTCGGGTCATTTTCAGCTCATTAAATCCATAAGCATAGATTGTGACGCAGATACGCTTCTTATTAAAGTTGAACAGGTTGAAGCCGCCTGCCACACAGGGCATTACTCCTGTTTTTACAGGGAAATTTCAGGGAATGAACTAAAAGAAACTTCTGACAAGGTTTTTGACGAGCAAAAGGTGTATGAGGCAGAAAATGCAAAGATACTTCAGGAAATATATGATGTCATAGTTGACAGAACAATACATCCTAAAGAGGGCTCATATACAAATTATTTATTTGAAAAGGGTCTGGACAAAATATTAAAGAAAGTCGGAGAAGAAGCGGCGGAGGTTATTATCGGAGCAAAGAACAGGGATAAAGGTGAAATTGTGTATGAAATATCCGATTTGATTTATCATCTCCTTGTTTTGATGGTGGAAAGAGGAATCAAGCTGGAAGACATTTATGAGGAGCTTAGAAAAAGGAGATAG
- a CDS encoding glycosyl hydrolase family 18 protein yields the protein MKKKILGCFVIVVLLAVLAAIPLAGYYLYFKPNDEVVPAFAEGELVLVVEGEKVLSKNSPKILEGEVLLPFDIVKEYFDPHIFWDEALGKVTITTKDRVIRMKTDKLDAIVNNQPITLNIPVTVENDVVYIPIEFLAEFYGIEVSYVEKSNVVIIDYKNSIKQIAEPIDPEAVVRKGRSIREPIIRKFDLSSGDTAENTLRIFEEYDKWYKVRTWDGAIGYIEKRFVVVKKLMVEKISDDKTPKPAWTPPKGKINLAWDMIYTRREDHSSLGEMKGLDVISPTWFQVKNAKGELINRAYSKYVDWAHSRGYQVWALLSNDFTDSEMTSKFLNNTDARDNLIREILAYAALYNLDGINIDFENMYISDRDVFTQFVREIAPLLREQGLVVSVDVNDIQCYDKKALSEAVDYIMYMSYDQHWSTSPVAGSVAQVSWQEKIVKRVLEQEGVPREKLLLGIPFYTRLWKETVDESGKKKLTSSALTMKQAKNLIIENNAKVEWDEESGQFYAEYTKDNTNYRLWLEDANSINLRTSLVHKYRLAGTCAWSIYFVSEDIWDVLNKNLKEIESYQEWLEQNRNNQYKFP from the coding sequence ATGAAAAAGAAAATTTTAGGTTGTTTTGTGATTGTTGTTTTACTGGCAGTACTGGCGGCAATTCCGCTGGCAGGGTATTACCTTTATTTTAAGCCCAATGACGAAGTAGTTCCTGCTTTTGCCGAAGGGGAATTGGTTTTGGTTGTCGAAGGGGAAAAGGTACTTTCAAAGAACAGCCCAAAGATTTTGGAAGGTGAGGTGCTTCTTCCTTTCGACATTGTAAAAGAATATTTTGACCCTCATATTTTCTGGGACGAAGCTTTGGGCAAAGTCACCATAACCACGAAAGACAGAGTAATAAGAATGAAGACGGACAAGCTTGACGCAATTGTCAACAACCAGCCTATAACTCTTAATATCCCTGTAACGGTGGAAAATGACGTGGTGTATATTCCTATTGAGTTTTTGGCCGAATTTTACGGTATTGAAGTGTCATACGTTGAAAAGAGCAATGTCGTTATTATTGACTATAAAAACAGCATAAAACAGATAGCTGAGCCTATTGATCCGGAGGCGGTTGTAAGAAAAGGCCGTTCGATACGCGAGCCTATTATAAGAAAGTTTGATTTATCCTCCGGTGATACGGCGGAAAACACACTCAGGATATTTGAAGAGTATGACAAATGGTACAAAGTCAGAACTTGGGACGGTGCCATCGGATATATTGAAAAACGTTTTGTGGTTGTGAAAAAATTGATGGTGGAGAAGATTTCTGATGACAAAACTCCAAAACCGGCGTGGACACCTCCAAAGGGTAAGATAAATCTTGCGTGGGACATGATATATACAAGAAGAGAAGACCATTCATCTTTGGGAGAAATGAAGGGGCTTGACGTCATTTCTCCCACGTGGTTTCAGGTGAAAAATGCAAAAGGAGAGTTAATCAACAGGGCATATTCAAAATATGTTGATTGGGCCCATAGCAGAGGTTATCAGGTATGGGCCCTTTTAAGTAATGACTTTACCGACAGCGAAATGACCAGCAAATTTTTAAACAATACCGACGCAAGGGACAACCTTATCAGGGAAATACTTGCTTATGCGGCACTGTATAATCTTGACGGCATTAATATTGATTTTGAAAACATGTATATTTCGGACAGAGATGTTTTTACACAATTCGTAAGAGAAATTGCCCCTTTGCTGAGGGAACAGGGACTTGTGGTATCGGTGGATGTCAACGATATACAATGTTATGACAAAAAGGCATTGAGCGAGGCTGTTGATTATATAATGTATATGTCCTACGACCAGCACTGGAGTACAAGTCCTGTGGCAGGCTCAGTGGCACAGGTGAGCTGGCAGGAGAAAATAGTAAAAAGAGTCCTTGAACAGGAAGGAGTACCAAGGGAAAAACTGCTTTTGGGAATTCCTTTTTATACCCGGCTGTGGAAAGAGACGGTTGATGAATCCGGTAAAAAGAAGCTGACCAGCAGCGCTCTTACAATGAAGCAGGCAAAAAACCTGATTATAGAAAACAATGCAAAGGTAGAATGGGATGAGGAAAGCGGACAGTTCTACGCAGAATACACCAAGGACAATACAAATTACAGACTTTGGCTTGAGGATGCCAACTCAATCAATTTAAGGACTTCTCTGGTGCATAAATACAGACTTGCGGGTACATGTGCATGGAGCATTTATTTTGTGTCCGAGGATATATGGGATGTGTTGAACAAAAATCTCAAGGAAATAGAAAGCTATCAGGAATGGCTTGAACAAAACCGGAACAATCAGTATAAATTTCCCTGA
- a CDS encoding phosphoribosylaminoimidazolesuccinocarboxamide synthase: MLLGDTNFIDLPLYIKGKVRNVYDLGDKLLIVVTDRISAFDVVFPNLIPNKGKVLNGISKFWFDYTRDIVDNHVITTDVSEYPEGLSKFKEELEGRSMLVKKIKMIPAECIVRGYLEGSGLKDYKATGSICGIKLPEGLRQADKLPEPIFTPSTKETEGHDQNVSFEGLCNAIGTELATKLRDISLALYEKASKYAESRGIILADTKFEFGILDGKIVLGDELFTPDSSRFWDMNEYEPGRAQKSFDKQFVREYLESIGWDKKPPAPTLPDDVVKNTELKYIEAYERITGNKFA, translated from the coding sequence ATGCTGTTAGGAGACACAAATTTTATAGACCTTCCTTTATATATTAAAGGTAAGGTAAGAAATGTTTATGATTTGGGAGACAAACTGTTAATTGTAGTTACTGACAGGATATCTGCTTTTGATGTGGTATTTCCGAACCTTATACCCAATAAGGGAAAGGTTTTGAACGGTATTTCCAAGTTCTGGTTTGATTACACCAGGGATATCGTGGACAACCATGTTATAACCACTGATGTCAGTGAATATCCTGAAGGACTTTCGAAATTTAAGGAAGAACTTGAAGGCCGTTCCATGCTGGTAAAGAAGATAAAGATGATTCCGGCCGAGTGCATAGTCAGAGGATATCTTGAGGGTTCCGGACTTAAAGATTACAAGGCCACCGGAAGCATATGCGGAATAAAACTTCCGGAGGGTTTAAGACAGGCTGACAAACTTCCTGAGCCGATATTTACGCCTTCCACAAAGGAAACGGAGGGCCACGATCAGAATGTGTCCTTTGAAGGGCTCTGCAATGCCATAGGCACGGAGCTTGCTACCAAACTTAGGGACATAAGCCTGGCATTATACGAAAAAGCAAGCAAGTATGCGGAGAGCAGAGGCATTATTCTGGCGGATACAAAGTTTGAATTCGGTATTCTGGACGGAAAGATTGTACTGGGTGACGAATTGTTTACACCCGATTCCTCAAGATTCTGGGATATGAATGAATATGAACCCGGAAGGGCTCAGAAGAGTTTTGACAAGCAGTTTGTAAGGGAATACCTTGAAAGCATCGGCTGGGACAAGAAACCGCCGGCTCCGACTCTTCCTGATGATGTGGTTAAGAATACGGAGCTTAAGTACATTGAAGCTTATGAACGAATTACAGGCAACAAGTTTGCGTAA
- a CDS encoding DUF6106 family protein: MDIFVEKLVKKKLDGNDMLIIGGSIALAVVVISAIILFLGPYGASLILCLAVVYLTYMVISSRRIEYEYAFTNGELDIDKIVNKRKRENLISANCREFEIFAKADSDKISKYLEEIEDRIMAVSSLDSEDIYVFVAKKKIDEDEDRTKSKRVLVFFEPNEKMLKSIRLMIPGKVFE, translated from the coding sequence GTGGATATATTTGTGGAAAAATTAGTAAAGAAGAAGTTGGACGGCAATGATATGCTGATAATCGGTGGTTCAATAGCTTTGGCTGTTGTTGTTATTAGTGCAATAATACTTTTTTTGGGTCCTTACGGTGCTTCTCTGATATTGTGTCTGGCAGTAGTGTATTTGACTTATATGGTAATTTCATCAAGAAGAATTGAGTATGAATATGCCTTTACCAACGGAGAGCTTGATATTGACAAAATAGTCAACAAGAGAAAGAGAGAGAACCTCATAAGTGCAAATTGCAGGGAATTCGAAATTTTCGCCAAAGCAGATTCCGACAAGATAAGCAAATACCTTGAGGAAATAGAAGACAGGATAATGGCCGTAAGTTCTTTGGATTCCGAGGACATCTATGTTTTTGTTGCCAAAAAAAAGATTGACGAGGATGAGGATAGGACAAAGTCCAAAAGGGTTTTGGTTTTTTTTGAACCCAACGAAAAAATGTTAAAATCCATCAGGCTGATGATACCGGGAAAAGTATTTGAATAG
- the groES gene encoding co-chaperone GroES, translating into MNIRPLGDRVVVKMVETEETTKSGIVLPGSAKEKPQVAEVVAVGPGTVVDGKEVKMEVKVGDKVIISKYAGTEVKFDGQEYTILRQNDILAVVE; encoded by the coding sequence ATGAATATCAGACCATTAGGAGACAGGGTAGTTGTTAAAATGGTAGAAACTGAAGAAACTACAAAGAGCGGTATTGTTTTACCAGGTTCGGCAAAGGAAAAACCCCAGGTGGCTGAAGTTGTAGCAGTAGGTCCCGGAACGGTGGTAGACGGAAAAGAAGTAAAAATGGAAGTAAAAGTCGGCGACAAGGTTATTATAAGCAAATATGCCGGTACGGAAGTAAAATTTGACGGACAGGAATATACGATCTTAAGACAAAACGATATTTTGGCGGTAGTAGAGTAA
- the hisH gene encoding imidazole glycerol phosphate synthase subunit HisH — protein sequence MIAVIDYGVGNLKSVEKAFQFIGYDARTTSDKELILNADSVVLPGVGAFADAMDSLSKSGMIEVIQKVIDSGKPFLGICLGMQLLFEYSEEGGQNKKGLGILKGAIKQLPFGMNLKVPHMGWNSLELKNKSLLFDGLPQKPYVYFVHSYYLDTDDEDIVIAKTNYGINFSVAVQKQNVFATQFHPEKSGEVGLKILKNFAGIIF from the coding sequence TTGATAGCGGTAATAGATTATGGAGTAGGTAATTTAAAAAGCGTGGAAAAAGCATTTCAATTTATTGGTTATGATGCAAGGACAACTTCTGATAAAGAACTTATTTTAAATGCGGATTCTGTGGTTCTTCCGGGAGTGGGAGCCTTTGCGGATGCCATGGACAGTCTTTCAAAAAGCGGAATGATTGAAGTAATACAAAAGGTTATTGACAGCGGAAAACCGTTTTTGGGCATTTGCCTTGGCATGCAGCTTTTGTTTGAGTACAGTGAAGAAGGTGGACAGAATAAGAAGGGACTTGGGATCTTAAAAGGTGCAATCAAACAGCTTCCCTTTGGCATGAATCTTAAGGTGCCTCATATGGGATGGAATAGTCTGGAGCTTAAAAACAAGTCTTTGTTGTTTGACGGGCTTCCCCAAAAACCGTATGTTTATTTTGTTCACTCTTATTACCTCGACACTGATGATGAAGACATTGTCATTGCAAAAACCAACTATGGTATCAACTTCTCTGTTGCGGTGCAAAAGCAAAATGTTTTTGCTACCCAGTTCCATCCTGAGAAAAGCGGTGAAGTTGGACTTAAAATATTAAAAAATTTTGCGGGAATCATATTCTAA
- the groL gene encoding chaperonin GroEL (60 kDa chaperone family; promotes refolding of misfolded polypeptides especially under stressful conditions; forms two stacked rings of heptamers to form a barrel-shaped 14mer; ends can be capped by GroES; misfolded proteins enter the barrel where they are refolded when GroES binds) has translation MAKQIKFGEEARRALERGVNQLADTVKVTLGPKGRNVVLDKKFGSPMITNDGVTIAKEIELEDPFENMGAQLVKEVATKTNDVAGDGTTTATLLAQAIIREGLKNVAAGANPMLLKKGIAKAVDAAVEGIKEISQKVKGKEDIARVASISANDEVIGELIADAMEKVTNDGVITVEEAKTMGTNLEIVEGMQFDRGYVSPYMVTDTEKMEAVLDEPYILITDKKISNIQDILPLLEQIVQQGKKLVIIAEDVEGEALATLLVNKLRGTFTCVAVKAPGFGDRRKAMLEDIAILTGGQVITSDLGLELKDTTVEQLGRARQVKVQKENTIIVDGAGDPKEIQKRIASIKSQIEETTSDFDREKLQERLAKLAGGVAVIQVGAATETEMKEKKLRIEDALAATKAAVEEGIVAGGGTALVNVIPKVAKVLDTVSGDEKTGVQIILRALEEPVRQIAENAGLEGSVIVEKVKASEPGIGFDAYNEKYVNMIEAGIVDPAKVTRSALQNAASVASMVLTTESVVADIPEKETSGGPGGAGMGGMY, from the coding sequence ATGGCAAAGCAAATAAAATTTGGTGAAGAAGCAAGAAGAGCTCTGGAAAGAGGCGTTAATCAATTAGCAGATACAGTTAAAGTTACTCTCGGACCTAAGGGAAGAAACGTTGTACTTGACAAGAAATTCGGTTCACCGATGATTACAAATGACGGTGTAACCATTGCTAAAGAAATTGAGCTTGAAGATCCGTTTGAAAACATGGGTGCGCAGCTTGTAAAAGAAGTTGCCACAAAAACCAACGATGTTGCCGGTGACGGTACAACTACAGCAACACTTCTTGCACAGGCTATAATCAGAGAAGGACTTAAGAACGTTGCAGCCGGTGCAAACCCGATGCTTCTTAAAAAGGGTATAGCAAAAGCTGTTGATGCGGCAGTTGAAGGTATCAAGGAAATCAGCCAGAAGGTTAAAGGAAAAGAAGATATAGCAAGGGTTGCTTCAATTTCCGCCAATGACGAAGTTATTGGTGAATTGATAGCCGATGCTATGGAAAAAGTTACAAATGACGGTGTTATCACTGTTGAAGAAGCAAAGACAATGGGCACAAACCTCGAAATAGTTGAAGGTATGCAGTTTGACAGAGGTTATGTATCACCATACATGGTTACTGACACTGAAAAGATGGAAGCTGTTCTTGATGAGCCTTACATCCTCATTACAGACAAGAAAATAAGCAATATCCAGGACATTCTCCCATTGCTGGAACAGATAGTTCAGCAGGGCAAGAAACTGGTTATCATTGCTGAGGATGTTGAGGGCGAAGCTCTTGCAACATTGCTTGTAAACAAATTAAGAGGTACATTCACATGCGTTGCTGTTAAAGCACCTGGCTTTGGTGACAGAAGAAAAGCTATGCTTGAAGATATAGCAATTCTCACCGGCGGTCAGGTTATCACATCAGACCTCGGTCTTGAACTTAAGGATACTACTGTTGAACAGCTCGGTAGAGCAAGACAGGTTAAAGTTCAGAAAGAAAACACAATTATTGTTGACGGTGCGGGAGATCCAAAAGAAATACAGAAGAGAATTGCATCCATAAAGTCTCAAATTGAAGAGACGACTTCCGACTTTGACAGAGAAAAACTTCAGGAAAGACTTGCAAAACTTGCCGGCGGCGTAGCTGTAATCCAGGTTGGTGCTGCTACTGAAACAGAAATGAAGGAAAAGAAATTGAGAATCGAAGACGCTCTTGCTGCTACAAAGGCTGCCGTTGAAGAAGGAATAGTAGCAGGCGGAGGAACAGCTCTGGTAAATGTTATTCCGAAGGTTGCAAAGGTTCTCGATACTGTATCCGGAGACGAAAAGACCGGTGTACAGATTATTTTGAGAGCTTTGGAAGAGCCGGTTAGACAAATTGCTGAAAATGCAGGTCTTGAAGGTTCCGTAATAGTTGAAAAGGTTAAGGCCAGCGAACCTGGTATTGGATTTGACGCATACAATGAAAAATATGTTAACATGATTGAAGCCGGAATAGTTGACCCTGCAAAAGTAACAAGGTCAGCTTTGCAAAATGCTGCATCCGTTGCTTCAATGGTACTTACCACTGAAAGTGTTGTTGCCGACATTCCTGAAAAAGAAACAAGCGGAGGCCCCGGTGGAGCGGGCATGGGCGGAATGTACTAA